One genomic segment of Linepithema humile isolate Giens D197 chromosome 5, Lhum_UNIL_v1.0, whole genome shotgun sequence includes these proteins:
- the l(2)k14505 gene encoding ATP synthase mitochondrial F1 complex assembly factor 2 isoform X1: MSRIFHKLLNTTYHFRSNKFMPISIIVRNMATVKRFYRKTNILLSGDKFEIVLDQRKLKTPKGRIFEVNSKPLALAVAAEWDAQKEIIDRGSMHLTSLCNTVLDNPNNYTKIDLVNHIVNCLEMDTILFYSSEVDELYQLQVEKWEPIVCWFCKHYNVDIARTQSIEAPTVSMETKAALTRHLLSHNFSSIYGLVYAVDGLKSVILTLATTARVINISEAVNLSRLEEEYQISHWGNVEWHHEYSKHDLQARLSAAMLFVYLNSHSATSRPKNDTPDVS, from the exons aTGTCACGAATTTTTCACAAACTATTAAATACAACGTATCATTTTAGAAGCAATAAATTTATGCCAATTTCCATAATAGTAAGAAATATGG CCACCGTGAAacgattttatagaaaaacgAATATACTTTTAAGTGGTGACAAGTTTGAAATCGTTCTGGATCAAAGAAAGCTGAAGACACCGAAAGGTAGGATATTCGAAGTAAACAGTAAACCCCTGGCTCTAGCAGTGGCAGCTGAATGGGATGCGCAGAAAGAAATCATTGACAGAGGAAGTATGCACTTG ACATCTTTATGCAATACTGTGTTAGATAATCCAAATAATTATACCAAGATAGACCTGGTTAATCATATAGTGAACTGTTTAGAAAtggatacaattttattttactcaagT GAGGTGGATGAACTGTATCAGTTACAAGTTGAAAAGTGGGAGCCTATAGTTTGTTGGTTTTGTAAGCATTACAATGTGGATATTGCGAGAACTCAGAGTATAGAGGCACCTACTGTGTCGATGGAAACTAAAGCTGCATTAACGAGGCATTTATTGTCGCACAATTTTAGTAGTATTTatg GCCTTGTGTATGCAGTAGATGGGTTGAAATCAGTCATTTTAACTCTCGCTACAACTGCAAGAGTTATTAACATCTCAGAAGCGGTAAATCTTTCACGACTAGAAGAAGAATATCAG ATCTCTCACTGGGGCAATGTTGAATGGCATCACGAGTACAGCAAACACGATTTGCAGGCCCGTTTATCAGCGGCGatgttatttgtttatttgaaCTCTCATTCTGCCACTTCACGACCCAAAAATGACACCCCTGATGTAAGCTAg
- the l(2)k14505 gene encoding ATP synthase mitochondrial F1 complex assembly factor 2 isoform X2, with protein sequence MFIYVATVKRFYRKTNILLSGDKFEIVLDQRKLKTPKGRIFEVNSKPLALAVAAEWDAQKEIIDRGSMHLTSLCNTVLDNPNNYTKIDLVNHIVNCLEMDTILFYSSEVDELYQLQVEKWEPIVCWFCKHYNVDIARTQSIEAPTVSMETKAALTRHLLSHNFSSIYGLVYAVDGLKSVILTLATTARVINISEAVNLSRLEEEYQISHWGNVEWHHEYSKHDLQARLSAAMLFVYLNSHSATSRPKNDTPDVS encoded by the exons atgtttatttacgTAG CCACCGTGAAacgattttatagaaaaacgAATATACTTTTAAGTGGTGACAAGTTTGAAATCGTTCTGGATCAAAGAAAGCTGAAGACACCGAAAGGTAGGATATTCGAAGTAAACAGTAAACCCCTGGCTCTAGCAGTGGCAGCTGAATGGGATGCGCAGAAAGAAATCATTGACAGAGGAAGTATGCACTTG ACATCTTTATGCAATACTGTGTTAGATAATCCAAATAATTATACCAAGATAGACCTGGTTAATCATATAGTGAACTGTTTAGAAAtggatacaattttattttactcaagT GAGGTGGATGAACTGTATCAGTTACAAGTTGAAAAGTGGGAGCCTATAGTTTGTTGGTTTTGTAAGCATTACAATGTGGATATTGCGAGAACTCAGAGTATAGAGGCACCTACTGTGTCGATGGAAACTAAAGCTGCATTAACGAGGCATTTATTGTCGCACAATTTTAGTAGTATTTatg GCCTTGTGTATGCAGTAGATGGGTTGAAATCAGTCATTTTAACTCTCGCTACAACTGCAAGAGTTATTAACATCTCAGAAGCGGTAAATCTTTCACGACTAGAAGAAGAATATCAG ATCTCTCACTGGGGCAATGTTGAATGGCATCACGAGTACAGCAAACACGATTTGCAGGCCCGTTTATCAGCGGCGatgttatttgtttatttgaaCTCTCATTCTGCCACTTCACGACCCAAAAATGACACCCCTGATGTAAGCTAg
- the eys gene encoding protein eyes shut yields the protein MGRYVRLLRLAYKRSYYPSTRTARESIFILIVLSTITAFALGSDCSGDPCMYGICLDNENSTYSCYCIDGYTGINCEINWDECWSDPCLNGGTCNDGVAAYNCTCVDGFVGVNCEQRYSECSNHPCLNNGTCVDYDGVTCQCPDGYSGDYCEIDVSVCNDTICKNSGECVEGPGFSFYCRCREGWTGILCDVDIDECLESPCKNGGLCINIPASYTCACLFGFTGKDCEKAVVPCDENPCQNGAVCLLEDDHPVCYCVPDYHGALCELKYDDCESKFARCDNGGTCIDGINSFTCSCPPNYGGPMCEHSFSSTTTAEVEGTSERETSPVKVTTVASPRASTLLVDTSVSPPSTSTTSFVAYSTSPRTSSSPYTRRYTLVEKTTTEYEGSPSSDSGFLTEVPSTSSATSKDVIRDDLVTSEPVTMSSATTESYVTDTASAEVYFPTGRSIHDEEVTKESDDRMTKPSVSERTDEDVTRVTQHATSSHRPTMIDEGQKDERTTVTTSVIVDRVTDVTFSNATFRYTTESTPNRTFEPSLETTIADSPRTVLSLTTSSTLPSVLPSTVRFDTPAVSSPLTSTSVSLLLNQTTDAEVNATEISACRGNQCSTSTTTLPPRNVTEYADGCKTDSTITQAAFNGKSFVRQRAEVIITDNKNATLRIYVKLRTAFKNGIILHVYFDNERYSLVYLELGSLKFQFSCGLETMLLGEIDALIDNGFEVGIDMSFHYVANDESEKCFAKLLVNGTMAVTGEQILPQRGMVPKHANLYIGGIPLTFSHYFPHVAMGFIGCMDSLKVNNVSRHFIHDSIETFQIEECTSFLCLSNPCQNFGACEESDGRIRCRCIAGYTGPLCEHSACNDNPCSMGATCVSSPGTGFICVCPLGSHGLLCDEDAILVRPAFSVLVPGFASYIAYGVPTSIKDTMELKLRLIPRTFDQISLIAYFGQRGARRDVSDHLSVTFVRGYIMLTWDLGSGVRRIFTNSSLDSLSVAGSAGKSKTYTLRIGRRGKDAWLAVEGLNNVTGQAIGSMTQLDVSPVLYIGGYKSKNFDTLPHDLPLHTGFSGCIFDVELRTDTSILPLTGSSPATGRGVGECNRNECIRHSCKNGAVCLHHGASYSCICTKEWVGPDCSIPI from the exons ATGGGAAG GTATGTAAGGCTACTTAGGCTGGCTTATAAGCGGAGTTACTATCCATCTACGAGGACCGCGCgtgaaagtatttttattctaatagtACTATCGACGATAACGGCGTTTGCACTAGGATCGGATTGTAGCGGAGACCCTTGCATGTACGGAATCTGTTTGGACAACGAGAACAG TACTTATTCTTGCTATTGCATCGACGGTTACACGGGAATCAATTGCGAAATTAATTGGGACGAATGCTGGTCGGACCCTTGCCTCAACGGCGGCACGTGTAACGACGGGGTCGCTGCGTATAATTGCACGTGTGTTGACGGTTTCGTAG GTGTGAACTGCGAGCAAAGATATAGCGAATGTTCGAATCATCCGTGCCTCAACAATGGCACCTGCGTCGATTACGATGGCGTCACCTGCCAATGTCCGGATGGATACTCAG GAGATTATTGCGAAATCGACGTTTCGGTTTGCAACGATACGATATGCAAAAATTCTGGCGAGTGCGTCGAAGGGCCTGGTTTCTCGTTCTATTGCCGTTGCCGCGAAG gaTGGACTGGCATCCTCTGCGATGTGGACATTGATGAGTGCTTGGAGTCGCCATGCAAAAACGGTGGTCTCTGTATCAATATTCCAGCTTCTTATACCTGCGCTTGTTTATTTg GTTTCACTGGTAAGGATTGCGAGAAAGCAGTCGTGCCATGCGACGAGAATCCTTGCCAAAACGGAGCGGTGTGTCTTTTGGAAGACGACCATCCGGTTTGCTATTGCGTGCCGGATTATCACGGCGCTCTGTGCGAGCTGAAGTACGATGACTGCGAGTCGAAATTCGCCCGCTGCGATAACGGAGGCACCTGCATCGACGGCATCAATAGTTTTACTTGTTCCTGCCCGCCGAATTACGGCGGTCCCATGTGCGAGCACAGTTTTTCCTCGACGACCACTGCCGAAGTGGAGGGCACATCCGAGCGGGAAACGAGTCCAGTTAAGGTGACCACTGTCGCTTCACCCAGAGCTTCGACTTTGTTAGTGGACACCTCTGTGTCTCCGCCATCGACATCCACCACCAGCTTCGTCGCTTATTCGACTTCGCCGCGAACGAGCAGCTCGCCTTACACGAGGAGATACACTCTCGTGGAGAAGACAACTACGGAATACGAGGGTTCTCCTAGTAGCGATAGCGGCTTTCTCACCGAAGTTCCGTCAACGAGTTCCGCGACTAGTAAAGATGTGATTCGGGACGATCTTGTTACGTCGGAGCCCGTAACGATGTCATCGGCTACCACCGAAAGCTACGTAACTGACACGGCAAGCGCTGAAGTTTACTTCCCAACCGGAAGATCGATCCACGATGAGGAAGTCACCAAAGAATCCGATGATCGGATGACGAAACCGTCGGTCTCCGAGAGAACGGATGAAGACGTAACGCGTGTAACGCAACACGCGACTTCCAG CCATCGACCGACAATGATAGACGAAGGCCAAAAGGATGAAAGGACCACTGTGACTACAAGTGTTATCGTGGATCGCGTTACCGATGTAACATTCTCCAATGCAACGTTTCGCTATACGACAGAATCGACGCCGAATAGAACCTTCGAACCTTCTTTGGAAACTACGATCGCGGATTCGCCCAGAACCGTTTTATCTCTAACTACCTCATCGACACTGCCATCAGTGTTGCCTTCGACTGTGAGATTCGACACTCCCGCGGTATCTTCCCCATTAACGTCCACTAGTGTATCCTTGTTGTTAAACCAAACCACTGACGCTGAAGTCAACGCTACAGAAATCAGCGCTTGCCGCGGGAATCAGTGTTCCACGAGCACTACGACGTTGCCTCCGCGTAATGTCACCGAA TACGCCGACGGTTGCAAGACTGATTCGACTATTACTCAGGCGGCTTTTAACGGCAAGTCTTTCGTCAGACAACGCGCCGAAGTAATAATCACCGATAACAAGAACGCAACCCTCCGAATTTATGTGAAGCTTAGAACGGCGTTTAAGAATGGAATAATACTGCACGTTTACTTCGACAACGAGAGATATTCCTTGGTATATCTGGAACTTGGATCGTTGAAGTTCCAGTTTTCCTGCGGTCTCGAAACTATGTTGCTCGGTGAAATCGATGCTCTCATTGATAATGGATTCGAAGTGGGCATTGATATGAG CTTTCATTATGTTGCCAATGACGAGAGCGAAAAATGTTTTGCCAAACTGTTGGTCAACGGCACTATGGCCGTGACCGGCGAACAAATACTGCCACAACGAGGAATGGTCCCGAAACATGCCAATTTGTACATAGGAGGCATCCCATTAacattttctcattatttccCGCACGTAGCCATGGGATTCATTGGCTGTATGGATTCTCTGAAG GTGAACAACGTTTCTCGACACTTCATTCACGATTCCATAGAAACATTTCAAATCGAAGAATGCACATCATTCTTATGTTTATCGAATCCGTGTCAGAATTTCGGCGCGTGCGAAGAGAGCGATGGTAGAATCCGCTGCAGATGTATAGCggg CTATACCGGGCCTTTGTGCGAACATTCGGCGTGCAACGACAATCCTTGCTCGATGGGTGCGACGTGCGTAAGTTCGCCGGGAACTGGTTTCATCTGCGTTTGCCCGCTCGGCAGTCACGGGCTTTTGTGCGACGAAG ACGCTATTCTAGTGCGACCGGCCTTCTCGGTTCTCGTTCCCGGTTTCGCATCGTACATCGCTTACGGCGTGCCGACTTCGATAAAGGACACGATGGAATTGAAGCTGCGACTCATCCCTCGCACGTTCGATCAAATCTCCCTGATAGCGTACTTCGGACAGAGAGGCGCGCGTCGCGACGTCTCGGATCATCTCTCGGTAACATTTGTGCGCGGTTACATCATGCTTACGTGGGATTTGGGCTCTG GAGTGCGTAGAATCTTCACCAATTCTTCACTGGACTCTCTAAGCGTGGCGGGGTCGGCTGGTAAAAGTAAAACATACACCCTTCGAATTGGAAGAAGAGGCAAAGACGCGTGGCTCGCTGTAGAAGGTCTTAACAATGTGACTGGTCAGGCGATTGGATCTATGACTCAGCTCGATGTATCGCCCGTTCTCTATATCG gcGGCTACAAATCCAAAAATTTCGATACACTGCCGCACGATCTGCCTCTCCATACCGGCTTTTCCGGATGCATATTCGACGTTGAATTGCGCACAGACACGTCGATACTTCCGCTCACCGGCTCCAGTCCTGCCACTGGTCGTGGCGTGGGTGAATGCAATCGCAACGAATGCATTCGTCATTCATGCAAGAATGGCGCGGTGTGTTTGCATCATGGAGCATCATACAG CTGCATTTGTACAAAAGAATGGGTCGGACCTGATTGTTCCATTCCAATTTGA
- the SmydA-8 gene encoding SET domain-containing protein SmydA-8 → MEPRETEELLKAHLRENNLQRDEPSWTIGRSPLGGRGMFAARDIAVGELIFTDAPLLIGPRCYRKYLPMCAVCYKDNCPLFPCDRGCGLPICSAECENSAAHVQAECRLLKEWAPTCGSAWSKDLLLAMVPIRGLTLSKRQRKLLYVFEWHSNHIRSNEIELLKRNVSNLPSEEQMEVMRRICGVFNTNSFEVVVLKDEDHIVSLRGLYPTGALQNHCCVPNTRHHFDDQQRLHVSAALPIAVGEEITMSYTDLLWDTSSRRQFLKATKHFFCDCNRCSDPTEFGSRLGALFCARDDCSGHLLPHSPLSRESSWICDKCRTSVNRRQIECIHSGLNALVFDAMYKSPREILKFVETVLSKLVPAANHVMMDVKYRIISYFGRIPDLKWKDLTNVELRIKKTYCNDILSVLDTLNSGDSIKKGLVLYELYRTNLELYKRQMSKNNKEGTHIKDDDNEHLLWKAMSILQNDVGAACVRRSD, encoded by the exons ATGGAACCGCGTGAGACGGAAGAGTTGCTCAAGGCCCACTTGCGGGAGAACAATCTCCAGCGAGATGAACCTTCGTGGACCATCGGTCGCTCTCCTCTGGGAGGTCGCGGCATGTTCGCCGCGCGAGATATCGCGGTCGGCGAGCTGATCTTCACGGACGCCCCGCTGCTGATAGGGCCGCGATGCTACAGAAAATATCTGCCGATGTGCGCGGTCTGCTACAAAGACAATTGTCCTCTGTTTCCCTGCGATCGCGGCTGCGGCCTGCCGATCTGCTCGGCGGAATGCGAGAACTCCGCGGCGCACGTGCAGGCCGAGTGCCGGCTCTTGAAAGAATGGGCACCGACGTGCGGTTCCGCCTGGTCCAAGGACCTGTTACTCGCGATGGTACCGATACGCGGTCTTACATTGTCAAAGCGGCAGCGCAAACTCTTATACGTTTTCGAGTGGCACTCGAACCATATTCGAAGTAACGAG ATCGAGTTGCTCAAAAGAAACGTGAGTAATCTTCCGAGCGAGGAGCAGATGGAAGTCATGAGACGCATTTGCGGGGTCTTTAACACGAATTCGTTCGAAGTCGTCGTTCTCAAGGACGAGGATCACATCGTGAGCCTGCGTGGCCTTTATCCGACGGGCGCGTTGCAGAATCACTGCTGCGTGCCGAACACCAGGCACCACTTCGACGATCAGCAGCGACTGCACGTGAGCGCCGCGCTGCCCATCGCCGTCGGCGAGGAGATCACCATGTCCTATACCGATCTGCTGTGGGATACGTCGAGCAGGAGGCAGTTTCTCAAGGCTACTAAACACTTCTTCTGCGACTGCAACAGATGCTCCGATCCCACG GAATTTGGATCCCGGCTTGGAGCGCTTTTCTGTGCGAGAGACGATTGTTCGGGACACCTGTTGCCTCACAGTCCTCTCAGTCGCGAGTCCTCTTGGATCTGCGACAAGTGCCGGACCAGCGTGAATCGCAGACAG attgaATGCATTCATTCGGGATTAAATGCTCTTGTATTCGACGCTATGTATAAGAGTCcgcgagaaattttaaaatttgtagaaaCGGTGTTATCGAAATTGGTACCCGCTGCTAATCACGTCATGATGGATGTTAAATATCGTATAATCTCGTATTTTGGCAGAATTCCCGATCTTAAATGGAAAG atCTCACCAATGTAGAACTTAGAATTAAGAAAACATATTGTAACGATATACTTTCTGTTTTGGACACTTTGAATTCTGGAGATTCGATTAAAAAAG GTCTCGTTTTATATGAACTATATCGTACAAATCTTGAATTGTATAAACGCCAGATGTCGAAGAATAACAAAGAAGGGACACATATAAAA GATGACGATAATGAGCACTTATTATGGAAAGCAATGAGTATATTACAGAACGATGTTGGCGCGGCCTGTGTTCGCAGAAGTGATTAA